The Haloarchaeobius sp. HME9146 DNA segment GAAGACGAGGGCGCGGTCTCGGGCGGCTCGCAATGCGACGTACCGTTCTCGTTGTCGGTCGGACTCGGTATCGAGGCCGGTGAACGACTCGATTGCGGTTCGGGCCTGTTCGTCGACGTAGCGGGTGAAGGCGTGTCGCTGGTCCGGTGTCCAGGACTGCTGGTCGCCGGGTTTCCTGCCGTCGTCCTCGGGGAGGGGTGCGGTCGCACTCGCTCGCTGGGCGTAGTGCGACCCGAGGTAGCCCTCGTTGACACACCAGCCACACCAGGCCGAGACGTAGGCGTAGTACGTCTTGACGGTGTTCTGCTTGAGACCGCGGTCTCCCGTGAGATGTCGTGCGTACTCGCGGAACACCCGTTCGTCGATGTCGTCGAACGTCGGCTCACGGTCTGCATCCCGGGGGACGATGCCGGCCCAGGAATCGCTCCCGTGGTCGCCGGCCGCCCACGCCGCGAAGCGCTCGAGTTCGCGGGCTGCGTTTCGTCGGTAGTTCCCACCAGAGCCGCCGCGCCCTTTGCCCTTGTCCTGGAGGTAGCGCTCGAACGTCTCGGCGAGCGGTGTCGACGGGCCTCGCCCTCTCATCGGCCGCCCCTCCGTGAATCCGCGATAGCGCTGCTGCTGGCTCTCTTCCGGGGGCACGCCGTCGATTGTGGCGGATGTGGCATTCGTGCTTCACCGACAGCGCGGAGGTACTTCAATCTGGTCGTGATTATCAGAGTAATCATGACCACGATGTGTTTTCCCCGATTCGCCCGAATTCGAGAGTCTGAGCCCACGAACAGCCCACACAGCCCCTATATAAACCTTATGACGCTATAGCAAATCGGCTGAACCGCTCTGAGACGACACTGCGTCAGCACTGCTGGAGAAGCCAGGTTCGTACGGTCGATAGCCGGAATTTCTCCGGAGTCGAGCGAGAAGCAGTATTCCGAACGTCGAAGTGATGTGGCTGGATTACTCGACGATGGTGTTCCGAAGGGTGCCGACCCCCTCGTAGTGGATCTCGACCGTCTCACCCGGGTCGACCAGCCCCGGGTTCGCAGGACTTCCGAACGCGATGACGTCTCCCGGCTGGAACGTGAATCGCTTCGAGAGATACGAGAGGATCTCGTGCGGCCCGAACAGCATCAGTTCGGTGTTCGCCTCCTGTCGTCGCTCCCCGCCGACGTCGGTCCACATGTCCATGTCGGTCGGGTCGACGTCCGTCTCGAGCCACGGGCCGAGTGGGCCAGACCGGTCGAACGCCTTCCGAGCGGTCCGCCCCTGCTGGTCGAGCGCGTCGAGGTCGTTCATGATGGTGTAGCCGCGAACGACTTCGGGAACTTCATCGACAGAGAGGTCCCGGCAGCGCTCGTCGATGACCGCTGCGAGTTCTCCAGCGTAGGTCAGCTCGTCGGTGAACTCGGGATAGGGAATCGGTTGCTCGTGTGCCGCGAGCGAGGTCCGGGGTTTGATGAAGAAGTCGGGTTCGTCCGGTCGTTCGTACTCCATCTGGTCCAGCGTCTCGGCGTAGTTCCGACCGACACAGTACAGCGTCGACGGGTCACAGGGTGGGAGCAACTCACCGTCGACGCCGACCTCGTAGTCGCCATCCGCGGCGTGAATCACTCCGTCCTCGTAGT contains these protein-coding regions:
- a CDS encoding fumarylacetoacetate hydrolase family protein, with amino-acid sequence MRIARLSTPDGPVEGHYEDGVIHAADGDYEVGVDGELLPPCDPSTLYCVGRNYAETLDQMEYERPDEPDFFIKPRTSLAAHEQPIPYPEFTDELTYAGELAAVIDERCRDLSVDEVPEVVRGYTIMNDLDALDQQGRTARKAFDRSGPLGPWLETDVDPTDMDMWTDVGGERRQEANTELMLFGPHEILSYLSKRFTFQPGDVIAFGSPANPGLVDPGETVEIHYEGVGTLRNTIVE